One stretch of Leishmania braziliensis MHOM/BR/75/M2904 complete genome, chromosome 6 DNA includes these proteins:
- a CDS encoding putative 20S proteasome beta 6 subunit: protein MLASSHLPLCSPPSPPRAAVALHFFCLFFFSLHLRARLRCQRHRRRLVSTTTLYCRPARSQAHPVHPSSLPHLVFIHPLSLSHHAIMIEDHAEYGHNYYPKKLANTVLTLPQQGAKQQQWSPYQDNGGTTAAIAGNDFVLLAGDTRLNGNFCLHTRHDESKIFQLTPHTYMASNGMQADRLQLQQLLKYRIKWYQYNNGGKVPSTKSIAQLLSTVLYHRRFFPYYTFNMIVGLDEEGHGVCYSYDAVGSTEPLLYGTRGSAASFVEPLLDCLINRQHMTCQAPSEMSKEEALVMLKNAFTGAAERDIYTGDSVSFITITKDGVQQESFALRKD, encoded by the coding sequence ATGTTGGCCTCATCTCACCTTCCCCTCTgttcccctccttcacctccccgCGCCGCAGTTGCCCTTCACTTCTTTTGCCtatttttcttctctctgcacctgcgtgcgcgcctccgctgccaacgtcatcgccgccgtctgGTTTCGACGACTACGCTGTACTGCCGCCCCGCTCGCTCACAAGCGCACCCGGTCCATCCCTCATCGTTGCCTCACCTTGTCTTTATAcacccgctctctctttcccaccACGCCATCATGATCGAGGATCACGCCGAGTACGGCCACAACTACTACCCCAAGAAGCTGGCCAACACCGTCCTCACCTTACCCCAGCAAggggcgaagcagcagcagtggagccCCTACCAGGACAACGGCGGCACGACGGCCGCCATCGCTGGAAATGacttcgtcctcctcgctggtGATACCCGTCTGAATGGCAACTTCTGCTTACACACCCGTCATGATGAGAGCAAGATCTTCCAGCTGACGCCACACACGTACATGGCAAGCAACGGCATGCAGGCGGACCGGCtgcagcttcagcagctgctcaagTACCGGATTAAGTGGTACCAATACAACAACGGCGGTAAGGTTCCGTCGACCAAGTCGATTGCGCAGCTCTTGTCCACGGTGCTGTACCACCGTCGCTTTTTCCCTTACTACACGTTCAACATGATTGTTGGTCTGGATGAGGAGGGCCACGGCGTATGCTATAGCTACGACGCCGTCGGCTCGACAGAGCCGCTCCTGTACGGCACCCGCGGTAGCGCGGCAAGCTTTGTGGAGCCGCTACTCGACTGCCTCATCAATCGTCAGCACATGACCTGTCAGGCACCGTCAGAGATgtcgaaggaggaggcgctggtgaTGCTCAAGAACGCCTTCACCGGCGCAGCCGAGCGCGACATTTACACCGGCGACTCCGTCTCGTTCATCACCATCACGAAGGACGgcgtgcagcaggagagcTTTGCGCTGCGCAAGGACTGA
- a CDS encoding kinesin-like protein, translated as MPTTHVKAAVRVRPLVEMEMAPTPSASSPPPPPGDSHSHDTGGTKLSYSEVIRVVTAAGRLTRPMTSPYMLEVLRPPTVRIGCGRSVQRHSMPTRQSRLHNPGNGGGGEGRCEVATVYTFDYCAGPSTTQEEFFDMLEMPALCEAALAGEVVTVLCFGQTGSGKTYSLSGRTLPAPASAGPVSDVPTPLVAEDGLQYQAVYYIARRLKELRRSSRKLKSRRQGSDGASVGASASSATVVTSKCSYVELYQESLYDLLQPDGGDGLQCRWSAAASSFFVEGSLMVECRGREDFLLVLREGQRNRQRGSHALNLDSSRSHVVFTVFFEARDEAAAATSAGDIGSDGAPSSPLGASAPLCTTRYGRLVFVDLAGSERLKKTLSTSTAETKSINKSLFTLGRVLELLSAPPPAPSTKVLTSASSDAVTPSKALAPPPPFIPYRSSVLTQLLMHSLDGHGRTVMVACVSPSALHLEESLRTLHYAERVRHIRAVPVVHVDTATQERMALEEKVQALRKENALLRRALGLTGVGSLEAGQVEARLEELHRAWAAGQLAALPYEAPSQGAAAPSWPSSAPQQGQVVRACPSRPAVPFATSGTIVAAVPTDLRASTPQTVVMSSTESEANDESPSGTDDVVPSSHNPHAAAVNILDLLESLPDTRLMYT; from the coding sequence ATGCCGACGACTCATGTAAAGGCTGCGGTGCGTGTCCGGCCTTTGGTAGAGATGGAGATGGCACCCACGCCAAGCgcgtcgtcaccgccgccgccaccgggCGACTCCCACTCGCACGACACCGGCGGGACGAAGCTGTCGTACTCGGAAGTCATTCGTGTGGTCACGGCTGCGGGACGACTTACGCGACCCATGACTAGTCCATACatgctggaggtgctgcgtcCACCAACTGTAAGGATCGGATGTGGACGTAGCGTTCAGCGCCACTCTATGCCTACACGTCAATCGCGGCTGCATAACCCCGggaacggcggcggcggcgagggtCGGTGCGAGGTGGCAACGGTCTACACCTTTGACTACTGCGCCGGCCCCAGCACGACGCAGGAGGAGTTCTTCGACATGTTAGAGATGCCAGCGCTCTGTGAGGCGGCGCTTGCGGGCGAGGTGGTGACGGTTCTTTGCTTTGGGCAAACAGGCAGCGGAAAGACGTACTCGCTAAGCGGGCGCACGCTTCCAGCGCCGGCGTCTGCGGGACCAGTCTCTGATGTCCCTACGCCGCTGGTCGCCGAGGATGGGCTGCAGTACCAGGCCGTGTACTACATCGCGCGCCGACTCAAGGAGCTGCGTCGGTCGTCAAGGAAACTCAAGAGCAGACGCCAAGGCAGCGACGGTGCGTCTGTTGGAGCTTCTGCCTCCTCGGCCACGGTGGTGACGTCCAAGTGCTCCTACGTCGAGCTCTACCAAGAGTCCCTCTACGATTTGCTCCAGCCAGACGGCGGAGACgggctgcagtgccgctggTCAGCTGCGGCTTCGTCCTTCTTCGTCGAGGGCTCACTGATGGTGGAGTGCCGCGGCCGCGAGGACTTCCTGCTCGTGTTGCGTGAGGGACAGCGGAAtcggcagcgcggcagccacGCGCTCAACCTGGACAGCAGCCGCTCTCATGTTGTCTTCACCGTCTTCTTCGAAGCGCgagacgaggcggcggctgcgaccTCTGCGGGGGACATTGGCAGTGACGGTGCACCGTCCTCGCCGCTTGGTGCGTCAGCTCCCCTCTGCACCACCCGGTACGGACGACTCGTCTTTGTCGACCTGGCTGGATCGGAGAGGCTCAAGAAGACGCTTTCCACCAGCACTGCAGAGACGAAGTCCATCAACAAGtctctcttcaccctcgGCCGTGTGCTGGAGCTCCTCTCCGCCCCGCCACCTGCACCCTCTACGAAGGTGCTGACATCAGCGTCATCCGATGCCGTCACACCGTCGAAGGCattggcgccgccgccgccgttcaTACCCTACCGCTCAAGCGTTCTTACTCAGCTCCTCATGCACAGCCTGGATGGGCACGGCCGCACTGTGATGGTCGCCTGCGTGAGCCCgagcgcgctgcacctcgaGGAGTCCCTGCGCACGCTGCACTACGCAGAGCGGGTGCGGCACATTCGTGCGGTGCCAGTTGTGCATGTCGACACCGCAACGCAGGAGCGGATGGCGCTGGAGGAAAAGGTACAGGCGTTGCGCAAGGAaaatgcgctgctgcgccgcgcacTGGGGCTTACAGGGGTCGGCTCACTGGAAGCCGGGCAAGTAGAGGCTCGGCTGGAGGAGCTACATCGTGCGTGGGCTGCGGGTCAGCTTGCAGCACTTCCTTACGAGGCGCCGTCACAgggtgccgccgccccttCATGGCCTTCCTCAGCGCCACAACAAGGACAGGTGGTGCGTGCATGTCCGTCTCGCCCTGCAGTGCCCTTCGCAACGAGTGGGACCATTGTTGCCGCAGTCCCCACCGACCTCCGAGCATCAACACCGCAGACTGTGGTGATGTCCTCCACGGAGAGCGAAGCGAATGATGAGTCACCAAGCGGCACAGACGATGTTGTGCCATCGTCGCATAAcccgcacgccgccgcggtgaaCATCTTGGATTTGCTGGAGTCGCTGCCGGACACACGGTTAATGTACACGTAG